One genomic window of Bradyrhizobium sp. CCGE-LA001 includes the following:
- the galE gene encoding UDP-glucose 4-epimerase GalE — translation MTVLVTGGAGYIGSHTVLALAEAGEDVVVIDDLSTGFSTYLPEGVPLFIGDAGDENLLEGVIAQHDIESIIHFAGSVVVPDSMRDPLGYYRNNFMTARNLLNVAVKRGIGRFIFSSTAAVYGNPDQVPVPEHAPTRPLSPYGSSKLMTEIMLHDVAAAYGMQYVTLRYFNVAGADPHARIGLATVGATHLLKIAVEAATGQRAKIDVFGTDYPTPDGSCIRDFIHVTDLSQAHRSALAYLRNGGASTTLNCGYGRGYSVLETIDAVRRVSGRSFAVQYAPRRPGDIMTMVADTSRIRGLLDWRPQYEDLETIAAHALAWEDKLFRERHGELRQAVSA, via the coding sequence CACGGTTCTGGCGCTGGCGGAAGCCGGCGAGGACGTCGTCGTGATCGACGATCTCTCCACGGGTTTCTCCACCTATCTGCCCGAGGGCGTGCCGCTCTTCATCGGCGATGCCGGCGACGAGAATTTGCTCGAAGGCGTGATCGCGCAGCACGACATCGAGAGCATCATCCATTTCGCGGGCTCGGTGGTCGTGCCGGATTCGATGCGCGATCCGCTCGGCTACTACCGCAACAATTTCATGACCGCGCGCAATCTGCTCAACGTCGCGGTCAAGCGCGGCATTGGCCGCTTCATCTTCTCCTCGACCGCCGCCGTCTACGGCAATCCGGATCAGGTGCCAGTGCCCGAGCACGCGCCGACGCGGCCGCTGTCGCCTTACGGCTCGTCGAAGCTGATGACGGAGATCATGCTGCACGACGTCGCCGCCGCCTACGGCATGCAATATGTGACCTTGCGCTACTTCAACGTCGCCGGTGCCGATCCGCACGCACGCATCGGCCTTGCCACCGTCGGCGCCACGCATCTGCTCAAGATCGCGGTGGAAGCCGCCACCGGCCAGCGCGCCAAGATCGACGTGTTCGGCACCGATTATCCGACCCCCGACGGCAGCTGCATCCGCGACTTCATCCACGTTACCGACCTGTCGCAGGCGCATCGCTCGGCGCTGGCCTATTTGCGCAATGGCGGCGCCTCGACGACGCTCAATTGCGGCTATGGCCGTGGCTATTCGGTGCTGGAGACGATCGACGCGGTGCGGCGGGTTTCCGGCCGCAGCTTCGCCGTGCAATACGCCCCGCGGCGGCCCGGCGACATCATGACCATGGTGGCCGACACCAGCCGCATCCGCGGCCTGCTCGACTGGCGGCCGCAATACGAGGACCTCGAGACCATCGCTGCCCATGCGCTGGCCTGGGAGGACAAGCTGTTCCGCGAGCGCCACGGCGAGCTCCGCCAG